From the Xenorhabdus ishibashii genome, one window contains:
- the malF gene encoding maltose ABC transporter permease MalF — MSATLEKTVWWQHPALKWFMVGFCLLFTGYLIVLMYAQGEYLFAMVTLVLLGSGIYVFSNRKAYVWRYTYPGIAGIGIFILFPLICTIAIAFTNYSSTNQLTFERAQTVLMSRHYQTGEPFNFKLYPASEQWILALNVPDSNSLLISEPFSLAGAEEISLPLHEQEKKFEGNAATLRTITQYRQALNQLVVVLPDGSKLRMSSLRQFSAINPLYSLDEDGITLTNRQTGILYRPNMDTGFYQSINAEGEWTNETLSPGFTVSIGWKNFLRVIQDEGIQKPFLSIFVWTIVFSLVTVALTVTLGMVLACVVQWEALKGRAIYRVLLILPYAVPSFISILIFKGLFNQSFGEINLVLNGLFGIKPDWFTDPTLARTMLIIANMWLGYPYMMILCMGLLKSIPDDLYEASALDGAGAWQNFTKITFPLLIKPLTPLMIASFAFNFNNFVLIQLLTNGKPDHIGTSTPAGHTDLLVNYTYRIAFEGGGGQDFGLAAAIATLIFLLVGALAIINLKTARMKFD; from the coding sequence ATGTCAGCGACATTAGAAAAGACAGTATGGTGGCAGCATCCTGCCCTGAAGTGGTTTATGGTAGGTTTTTGCCTACTTTTTACAGGTTATCTGATTGTGCTGATGTACGCACAGGGAGAGTACCTGTTTGCTATGGTAACACTGGTATTACTGGGAAGTGGTATTTATGTTTTTTCCAACCGAAAGGCTTATGTTTGGCGCTATACCTACCCTGGAATTGCTGGAATAGGGATATTTATACTGTTTCCACTTATTTGTACGATTGCTATTGCTTTTACAAATTATAGCAGTACTAACCAATTGACATTTGAGCGTGCCCAAACGGTATTAATGAGTCGCCATTATCAGACAGGGGAGCCATTTAATTTCAAACTCTATCCGGCATCTGAACAATGGATCCTGGCTTTGAACGTTCCTGATAGTAATAGTCTATTGATATCTGAGCCTTTTTCTCTTGCGGGAGCGGAAGAAATCAGCCTGCCTCTCCATGAACAGGAGAAAAAATTTGAAGGCAATGCTGCGACACTGCGTACTATTACTCAGTATCGGCAGGCGTTGAACCAATTGGTAGTTGTTCTTCCTGATGGCAGTAAACTGAGAATGAGTTCTTTGCGCCAGTTCTCTGCGATAAACCCTCTTTATTCCCTTGATGAAGATGGGATTACACTGACAAATAGACAAACTGGCATACTATATCGACCAAATATGGATACAGGATTCTACCAATCCATTAATGCTGAGGGAGAATGGACTAATGAAACATTAAGCCCTGGATTCACAGTGTCTATCGGTTGGAAAAACTTTCTACGGGTGATACAGGATGAAGGTATTCAAAAACCTTTTTTGTCCATTTTTGTCTGGACAATAGTTTTCTCCCTAGTGACAGTGGCATTGACGGTTACCCTGGGAATGGTTCTCGCTTGTGTTGTACAGTGGGAGGCGCTTAAGGGACGAGCGATTTACCGTGTACTGCTTATTTTGCCTTATGCTGTGCCCTCGTTTATTTCCATTCTGATTTTCAAAGGATTATTTAACCAAAGTTTTGGTGAAATTAATCTGGTGCTAAATGGATTGTTTGGTATTAAACCGGATTGGTTTACAGATCCGACACTCGCTCGAACCATGTTGATTATCGCAAATATGTGGTTGGGGTATCCCTATATGATGATCCTTTGCATGGGATTGCTGAAATCTATCCCTGATGATCTTTATGAGGCATCGGCGCTTGATGGTGCAGGAGCGTGGCAGAATTTTACCAAAATTACCTTTCCATTATTGATTAAACCATTGACCCCGTTAATGATTGCCAGCTTTGCTTTTAATTTCAATAACTTTGTCCTGATTCAACTGTTAACCAATGGTAAACCTGATCATATTGGTACATCGACACCTGCGGGTCATACCGATCTTTTGGTGAATTATACCTATCGTATCGCCTTTGAAGGTGGGGGTGGACAGGATTTTGGTCTGGCAGCAGCAATTGCAACATTGATCTTCTTATTGGTAGGTGCATTAGCCATCATCAATTTGAAAACTGCCCGCATGAAATTTGATTAA
- the malG gene encoding maltose ABC transporter permease MalG, whose translation MAMVQPKSQRWRVWGTHILMLAFIAMILFPLLMVIAISLRPGNFATGNLIPDTISWEHWKLAFGYSVESADGHITLPPFPVMQWLWNSVKVAFITATGIVALSTTCAYAFARMRFRGKSTLLKAMLIFQMFPAVLSLVALYALFDRLGEYIPFLGLNTHGGVIFAYLGGIALHVWTIKGYFETIDRSLEEAAMLDGATSWQIFRLILLPLSVPILAVVFILSFIGVITEVPVASLLLRDVDNYTLAVGMQQYLHPQNYLWGDFAAAAVLSAIPITAVFLFAQRWLVGGLTSGGVKG comes from the coding sequence ATGGCGATGGTACAACCCAAATCGCAGCGATGGCGGGTATGGGGAACACATATATTAATGCTGGCTTTTATTGCCATGATTTTGTTCCCTCTGCTGATGGTCATTGCTATTTCTTTGCGTCCGGGTAATTTTGCTACGGGTAACCTGATCCCAGATACTATTTCATGGGAACACTGGAAATTGGCATTTGGTTATAGCGTGGAATCTGCTGATGGACACATCACGCTTCCTCCATTTCCAGTCATGCAATGGCTTTGGAACTCTGTAAAGGTTGCTTTCATTACTGCTACTGGAATTGTAGCACTATCAACGACGTGCGCGTATGCATTTGCGCGAATGCGCTTTCGTGGAAAAAGCACTTTACTCAAAGCAATGTTAATTTTTCAAATGTTTCCGGCAGTACTTTCTTTGGTGGCACTATATGCCTTGTTTGATCGATTAGGAGAATATATTCCTTTCCTTGGTCTCAATACCCACGGTGGGGTGATTTTTGCCTATCTGGGCGGAATTGCTTTGCATGTATGGACGATAAAAGGTTATTTCGAAACGATAGATCGTTCTTTGGAAGAAGCAGCCATGCTGGATGGCGCGACATCGTGGCAAATTTTCCGTTTGATACTGTTGCCACTTTCTGTGCCTATATTGGCTGTGGTATTTATTTTGTCGTTTATTGGTGTGATTACCGAAGTACCTGTTGCATCTCTGCTACTACGTGATGTGGATAATTACACATTAGCTGTGGGAATGCAGCAATATCTTCATCCACAGAACTATCTCTGGGGCGACTTTGCCGCTGCGGCTGTACTCTCCGCTATTCCTATCACGGCAGTTTTCTTATTTGCCCAACGTTGGTTAGTCGGTGGATTAACGTCGGGAGGAGTGAAAGGTTGA